From one Acidibrevibacterium fodinaquatile genomic stretch:
- a CDS encoding lytic murein transglycosylase produces the protein MISRRFLLAASPWALTVTPRVARADGNFSHFLAQFRAKAIAAGIGRATLDRALAGVSPDLRVIALDRRQPEFTQTWAHYAASRLSPARIAAGRAAMARHRALLRDVETAYGVPPSVIVAIWGLESNYGTYTGDFPTIPALATLAWEGRRAALFTGELIAALRIIEGGMAPSRLTGSYAGAMGQPQFMPSAYRRYGVDFNGDGVCDIWTDTADVLASIARYLADHGWVHGAGWGQAVVLPPDLDAAHAGARRFSEWQALGVAPRGGDFADPDASARLTLPAAGEAFLVSSNFQVIKSYNASDFYALVVGLLSEKVRG, from the coding sequence ATGATTTCCCGCCGATTCTTGCTTGCGGCTTCGCCCTGGGCGCTCACTGTGACGCCGCGGGTGGCGCGCGCCGATGGTAATTTTTCGCATTTTCTCGCGCAATTCCGCGCAAAAGCGATCGCCGCCGGCATTGGCCGCGCGACGCTCGATCGTGCGCTCGCCGGCGTAAGCCCCGACCTGCGGGTGATCGCGCTCGACCGCCGCCAGCCGGAATTCACCCAAACCTGGGCGCACTATGCCGCGAGCCGGCTGTCGCCGGCGCGCATTGCCGCCGGGCGGGCGGCGATGGCGCGGCATCGGGCGCTGCTCCGCGATGTCGAGACTGCTTATGGCGTGCCGCCTTCGGTGATCGTCGCGATCTGGGGGTTGGAATCGAATTACGGGACCTACACGGGTGATTTTCCGACGATCCCGGCGCTCGCGACGTTGGCCTGGGAGGGGCGGCGGGCGGCGCTGTTCACCGGCGAGCTGATCGCCGCCTTGCGCATCATCGAGGGCGGCATGGCGCCGTCGCGGCTCACCGGCAGCTATGCCGGCGCGATGGGCCAGCCGCAATTCATGCCGAGCGCGTATCGGCGCTATGGCGTTGATTTCAATGGCGATGGCGTGTGCGACATCTGGACCGATACCGCCGATGTTCTGGCCTCGATCGCCCGTTATCTCGCTGACCATGGCTGGGTGCACGGCGCCGGCTGGGGCCAGGCGGTGGTCCTGCCGCCTGATCTCGATGCGGCGCATGCCGGCGCGCGGCGGTTTTCCGAGTGGCAAGCGCTCGGCGTTGCCCCGCGCGGCGGCGATTTCGCCGATCCCGACGCGAGCGCCCGCCTCACGCTACCCGCCGCCGGCGAAGCTTTTCTGGTCTCATCCAACTTCCAGGTGATAAAATCCTACAATGCATCGGATTTCTATGCGCTAGTGGTGGGGTTGTTGAGCGAAAAGGTGAGGGGATGA
- a CDS encoding putative quinol monooxygenase: MIHVIAIITAKPGQRENILAAFRANIPLVRAEAGCLEYGPAIDAEGMGRIQTPFGPDTFVVIEKWESREALAAHAAAPHMAAYAAKTKEWIASRVIHVLEPV, from the coding sequence ATGATCCACGTTATCGCCATCATCACCGCGAAACCCGGCCAGCGCGAGAACATCCTCGCGGCCTTTCGCGCCAATATCCCGCTGGTGCGGGCGGAGGCCGGCTGCCTCGAATATGGCCCGGCGATCGACGCCGAGGGGATGGGCCGGATTCAGACTCCGTTCGGCCCCGATACCTTCGTCGTGATCGAGAAATGGGAGAGCCGCGAGGCGCTGGCCGCCCACGCCGCGGCGCCGCACATGGCCGCCTATGCCGCGAAAACCAAGGAGTGGATCGCAAGCCGCGTCATCCATGTCCTCGAACCCGTCTGA
- a CDS encoding WcbI family polysaccharide biosynthesis putative acetyltransferase, whose product MKKIAFLGNCQAETIFHAYKDYILPYTDDEIKYIPNYVGELHDNASFINGCDVIVTQKFDNTQEIDLSKFSVRGKVHYVPWISAVGIYWPYGGFAHPLNKTYIHNPPIDPYNAEKGDFYLNKLLDKNLPPHEIVDKYLNEDIHKAINLDRRLEMALGVIENRDKSCGYEIAKFIRDHFQKELLFSSPGHFRRSLSLLLINELFGRLDVEPRLIDRLNRLYPGNPHAGSDVTPIHPQVARHFGLEFIAENQRYRYYSDGRYTFSEYINRYVRFEFNENLDIVIMLYNKGRNEESILQFDKALQISPQSGYGLIHYSRALLAVNRPDEAISKAAQAAVLLHDDQDELPQTLEYLGELLINKGDLAGAESILRRAMTLLPNRPSLLRLLGTALEKQGRHQDACGILDMLCALDPLDYDTLAHLGHLHAAHGDLEASENAFSRSLAIRPSQAGSLGALRVPFKTFPPEPGGR is encoded by the coding sequence ATGAAGAAAATTGCATTTCTTGGTAACTGTCAAGCGGAAACAATATTTCATGCCTATAAAGATTATATATTACCTTACACTGACGATGAAATTAAATATATTCCGAATTATGTTGGTGAATTACATGATAATGCTTCGTTCATAAATGGCTGCGATGTCATAGTAACTCAAAAATTTGATAATACTCAAGAAATAGATTTATCTAAATTTTCCGTTCGTGGAAAAGTTCATTATGTGCCATGGATTTCAGCAGTTGGTATATATTGGCCGTACGGTGGATTTGCTCACCCTCTGAATAAAACCTATATACACAACCCGCCGATTGACCCATATAATGCGGAGAAGGGCGATTTCTATTTGAATAAGCTGCTAGATAAAAATCTACCACCTCATGAAATAGTTGATAAATATTTAAATGAAGATATTCATAAAGCGATTAATCTTGACAGACGCTTAGAAATGGCTCTTGGTGTTATCGAAAATCGAGACAAGTCCTGTGGTTACGAGATTGCAAAATTTATCCGCGACCATTTTCAAAAAGAGCTTCTTTTTTCCAGTCCCGGGCATTTCCGCCGGTCATTATCGCTTTTGTTGATAAATGAACTCTTCGGGCGACTCGACGTGGAACCGCGCCTGATTGACCGCCTCAACAGGTTGTATCCCGGCAACCCACATGCGGGCAGCGACGTTACCCCTATACACCCGCAAGTTGCCCGCCATTTTGGTCTCGAGTTCATAGCCGAAAATCAACGTTATCGTTATTACTCGGACGGGCGTTACACATTCTCTGAATATATTAACCGATATGTACGATTTGAATTCAATGAAAATTTAGATATCGTGATAATGCTCTATAACAAAGGAAGAAATGAAGAGTCTATATTGCAATTTGATAAGGCTCTGCAAATTTCTCCTCAATCTGGATATGGTCTTATCCATTATAGCCGAGCCCTTTTAGCAGTCAATAGACCGGACGAAGCGATCTCTAAGGCTGCACAGGCCGCTGTTTTGCTTCATGATGACCAAGATGAACTGCCACAGACGTTAGAGTATCTTGGTGAATTACTTATAAATAAAGGCGACTTAGCTGGAGCTGAATCAATTTTGCGTCGCGCCATGACGCTGCTCCCTAACCGACCTTCCCTTTTGCGGCTACTTGGCACCGCATTGGAAAAGCAAGGGCGGCACCAAGACGCTTGCGGTATCCTTGACATGCTTTGCGCCCTCGACCCACTTGATTATGATACTCTTGCCCATCTTGGACATTTACATGCGGCGCACGGGGATCTCGAAGCTTCCGAGAACGCGTTTTCCCGCTCACTCGCTATTCGTCCATCCCAAGCCGGTAGCCTGGGCGCCCTTAGAGTCCCTTTCAAAACCTTCCCTCCAGAGCCCGGAGGGCGATGA
- a CDS encoding WcbI family polysaccharide biosynthesis putative acetyltransferase, which produces MRRVVFVGNCQAQALTDAFNRFVAPFTGERAFHVPAFRDNDEAHRAALERADVIVELVFDFSRRSDPADLGLTAPVIAVPYVNCQFLWPYAYEAHPRSARSEFSDSGPYPIQLSDAFLNRLMREEVPEEEAAARYLDLDINQKVRLDRRLEMTLALQRQRDEKTGFAVADLMERYFREEPIFLTPYHPSRRIFLHVVERCFARLGVAEHLIARLPRLIRRSLFLQDALPVHPRLAAHFGLVWANEATRYPFWLDGDFTFAEFIGRYLRFDWCEDFARGHYHARQGQNAEAIARLRAGLGAYPEADRAWVLLSHVYTAEGALPEALAAAREAVSRNPRDGEYFAHLGNLLTNAGEVASARVAYERAVALEPEHTPWLRLLALHWERQGRRAEAGALVATLADKDPLDYELHVQRGHLLAGRGDSAGAVMAFSHALGLAPHIEGVRAARSHTLAALERWEEAIADARAALAETPENRDLRRHLGNLLRASGDAAGAEAVFREAIRADPSDPEPYRGLAAALAAQGREEAAARLSASIACAFEGAAPPDELVALAEAQALFEVKRALLLAGQALFYANDFISASAAFRALADHPKALFWLSRSEAQIGNGAAAIEAAWMAVSLAPHEAEFFGHLGHLLAAHRKMAEAERAFRHALFLEPGRKGVHGPLSHTLYALERKAEAIEVARAGLNIHPDDSEIGSLLNHLQLPEIKSMTPNNDVSFVDDVNFPNQECFEDAHINRNLYAKKIVEISMYNKIIKKSNFIDNYCKEINIVQFWDSLDPPSDVLELIAAWRASVSPGSHLLFNESSALKFILDNFPPKYAEAFEHCFHPAMKSDLFRLAYLYVNGGIYIDADDSIIAPIPNINFEKSEFICISPCIAHWGYENGEVVNYVSVNSLEYFNNKDKYKDFFCYFYNSPIIASKKKLHNKSCLD; this is translated from the coding sequence ATGCGGCGGGTCGTCTTCGTCGGCAACTGTCAGGCCCAAGCGTTGACGGACGCCTTTAACCGATTTGTCGCGCCGTTTACCGGAGAGCGGGCGTTTCACGTCCCGGCCTTTCGTGACAATGATGAGGCCCATCGCGCGGCGTTGGAACGCGCCGATGTCATTGTCGAGCTGGTGTTCGATTTCTCGCGACGCAGCGATCCCGCCGATCTCGGCCTTACGGCGCCGGTGATCGCGGTGCCCTATGTCAATTGCCAGTTCCTCTGGCCTTATGCGTATGAGGCGCATCCCCGCAGCGCGCGGAGCGAATTTTCGGACTCCGGCCCCTACCCGATCCAATTGAGTGACGCTTTTCTCAACCGGCTGATGCGCGAGGAGGTGCCGGAAGAGGAAGCGGCGGCGCGCTATCTCGATCTCGATATCAATCAAAAAGTGAGATTGGATCGCAGATTGGAGATGACTCTCGCGCTGCAACGCCAGCGTGACGAGAAAACCGGCTTCGCGGTCGCCGATCTGATGGAGCGCTATTTCCGTGAGGAGCCGATTTTTCTTACCCCCTATCATCCCAGCCGGCGGATTTTTCTCCATGTCGTCGAACGCTGTTTTGCGCGGCTCGGGGTTGCCGAGCATCTGATCGCCCGCCTGCCCCGTCTCATCCGCCGCAGCTTGTTCCTGCAGGATGCGCTGCCGGTGCATCCGCGTCTCGCCGCGCATTTCGGCCTCGTTTGGGCGAATGAGGCGACACGTTATCCGTTCTGGCTCGATGGTGATTTCACCTTCGCCGAATTCATCGGCCGCTATCTGCGCTTTGACTGGTGCGAGGATTTTGCCCGTGGCCATTACCACGCCCGCCAGGGGCAAAACGCCGAGGCGATCGCGCGGCTGCGCGCCGGGCTTGGCGCGTATCCGGAGGCCGATCGCGCCTGGGTGCTGCTCAGCCATGTTTACACCGCCGAGGGCGCGCTGCCCGAGGCGCTGGCGGCGGCGCGGGAAGCGGTTTCGCGCAACCCGCGTGATGGCGAATATTTCGCCCATCTCGGCAATCTCCTCACCAACGCCGGGGAGGTCGCATCGGCGCGCGTGGCTTATGAGCGGGCGGTGGCGCTGGAGCCGGAACACACGCCCTGGCTGCGGCTGCTGGCCTTGCATTGGGAGCGACAAGGGAGGCGGGCGGAGGCCGGGGCGCTGGTCGCGACGCTCGCGGACAAAGACCCGCTCGATTATGAGCTTCACGTGCAGCGCGGCCATTTGCTTGCCGGGCGGGGAGATAGCGCCGGCGCGGTCATGGCGTTTTCGCACGCCCTCGGCCTCGCGCCACATATCGAGGGGGTGCGCGCGGCGCGGAGCCATACTCTGGCGGCGCTCGAGCGGTGGGAGGAAGCGATCGCCGATGCCCGCGCGGCGCTGGCGGAGACGCCGGAGAACCGCGATCTTCGCCGCCATCTCGGCAATCTCCTGCGGGCGAGCGGGGACGCGGCCGGCGCGGAAGCGGTGTTTCGTGAGGCGATCCGCGCTGATCCCAGCGACCCCGAACCCTATCGCGGCCTCGCCGCCGCACTCGCGGCGCAGGGGCGCGAGGAAGCGGCGGCACGGCTTTCGGCCTCCATCGCCTGCGCCTTCGAAGGCGCGGCACCGCCGGATGAATTAGTGGCTCTGGCGGAGGCACAGGCATTGTTCGAAGTTAAACGTGCTCTACTCTTAGCTGGGCAAGCTCTTTTCTATGCGAATGACTTCATTTCAGCTTCCGCAGCCTTCCGTGCGCTTGCGGATCATCCCAAAGCCTTATTTTGGCTTTCACGGTCCGAAGCTCAGATTGGAAACGGCGCAGCCGCCATTGAGGCGGCTTGGATGGCCGTTTCACTCGCCCCACATGAGGCCGAATTTTTTGGCCATCTCGGCCATCTTCTTGCCGCGCACCGCAAGATGGCGGAGGCAGAGCGAGCGTTCCGTCACGCGCTATTTCTGGAGCCAGGGCGGAAAGGCGTGCATGGTCCGCTGAGTCACACCCTTTACGCTCTTGAGCGCAAGGCTGAAGCAATTGAGGTTGCCCGTGCCGGTCTCAACATTCACCCCGATGACAGCGAGATTGGCAGTCTTTTGAACCATTTGCAACTACCGGAGATTAAATCCATGACTCCAAACAATGATGTCAGCTTTGTTGATGATGTTAATTTCCCCAACCAAGAATGCTTTGAAGATGCGCACATAAATCGGAATCTGTACGCAAAAAAAATAGTTGAAATCAGTATGTATAACAAAATAATAAAGAAGAGTAATTTTATCGATAATTATTGTAAAGAGATTAATATAGTTCAATTTTGGGACTCTCTGGACCCACCGTCAGATGTGCTGGAATTAATAGCGGCTTGGCGTGCGTCCGTCTCACCTGGCTCTCATCTATTATTTAACGAATCATCCGCATTAAAATTCATATTGGATAATTTTCCCCCGAAATATGCTGAGGCATTTGAGCATTGTTTTCATCCGGCCATGAAGTCTGATTTGTTCCGCCTCGCGTATTTATATGTCAATGGCGGCATATACATCGATGCCGACGATAGTATAATAGCGCCTATACCAAATATAAATTTCGAAAAATCTGAATTTATCTGCATTTCTCCGTGTATTGCGCATTGGGGATATGAAAATGGAGAGGTCGTCAATTATGTTTCTGTAAATTCATTAGAATATTTTAATAATAAAGACAAGTACAAAGATTTTTTTTGTTATTTTTATAATAGCCCTATAATTGCAAGCAAAAAAAAACTACATAATAAAAGTTGCCTTGATTAA
- the mntR gene encoding manganese-binding transcriptional regulator MntR, which translates to MCPPAPPAARNRFVRARDDRQGEIAEDYVELIDDLIRERGEARAAEIARALGVSHVTVIRTVGRLARDGLVETEPYSAVLLTEAGRALAQRARARHEIVAGFLQAIGVDEATAREDAEGMEHHASETTLRAMQKMMNYLRKAGKLGG; encoded by the coding sequence ATGTGCCCGCCTGCCCCGCCCGCCGCGCGCAACCGCTTCGTCCGCGCCCGCGATGACCGCCAAGGCGAGATCGCCGAGGATTATGTCGAGCTGATCGATGATCTCATCCGCGAGCGCGGAGAGGCGCGGGCCGCCGAAATCGCGCGCGCCCTCGGCGTCTCGCATGTCACGGTGATCCGCACCGTCGGGCGGCTCGCGCGCGATGGGCTGGTCGAAACCGAGCCCTATAGCGCCGTTTTGCTCACCGAGGCTGGGCGGGCGCTGGCGCAGCGGGCGCGGGCGCGCCACGAAATCGTCGCCGGATTTTTGCAGGCGATCGGCGTCGATGAGGCGACGGCGCGGGAAGACGCCGAGGGCATGGAACATCACGCCAGCGAGACGACCCTGCGGGCCATGCAAAAAATGATGAATTATCTCCGAAAAGCTGGCAAGCTCGGGGGCTGA
- a CDS encoding MmgE/PrpD family protein, with translation MGLTADLSRFTAAIRLERLPPAVVARARLLVLDLIGNIVRARHDAESTPALLAASRALGLAAGNAGVFGDSARYTPAGAALLNGALGHSLDFDDTHAAGSLHPGAPVIPAALAAAEMAGASGAETLAAIIAGYEITCRIALALPASAHYDRGFHPTATCGAFGAAAAAARVFGLDADGVASAFGIALSQCAGSLQFLANGAWTKRFQVGWAAMAGLSAATLAREGFKGAAEAFEGKHGFLAAYAPAPDPARALAGLGEAFELMQTAVKPYPSCRYGHAGIDAALALRAKYGLKPADIEAVTLGLPRAGMLLIGAPLAKKRDPQNVVDGQFSGPFVIACALARGAMGWDSYRLLDDPEIRALMARVTPVEDPEIEAEFPRFMAGRVTVTAGGRAYSEKIVIARGEPENFPTEAELRAKFAGLADAVLGAERAARLADAALAIDSAGEVAGLMRLASPLMAARLAGE, from the coding sequence ATGGGTCTTACCGCTGATCTCTCCCGTTTCACCGCCGCGATCCGGCTCGAGCGCCTGCCGCCCGCCGTCGTCGCCCGCGCGCGCCTGCTCGTGCTCGATCTCATCGGCAACATCGTCCGCGCCCGGCATGACGCCGAAAGCACGCCGGCGCTGCTCGCCGCCAGCCGCGCGCTCGGCCTCGCCGCCGGCAATGCCGGGGTCTTCGGCGACTCGGCGCGCTACACGCCGGCGGGGGCTGCGCTGCTCAATGGCGCGCTCGGCCACTCGCTCGATTTTGACGACACGCACGCCGCCGGCTCGCTCCATCCCGGCGCGCCGGTGATCCCGGCGGCACTGGCGGCGGCCGAAATGGCGGGGGCGAGCGGAGCGGAGACGCTGGCCGCGATCATCGCCGGCTATGAAATCACCTGCCGCATCGCCCTCGCCCTCCCCGCTAGCGCCCATTACGATCGCGGCTTTCACCCGACCGCGACCTGCGGCGCGTTTGGCGCGGCGGCGGCGGCGGCGCGGGTGTTCGGGCTCGATGCCGATGGGGTGGCGTCCGCGTTCGGCATCGCGCTTAGCCAATGCGCCGGCAGCCTACAGTTTCTTGCCAATGGCGCCTGGACCAAGCGGTTTCAGGTCGGCTGGGCGGCGATGGCCGGGCTCAGCGCCGCAACGCTTGCGCGGGAGGGGTTCAAGGGTGCGGCCGAGGCGTTCGAGGGCAAACACGGGTTTCTTGCCGCCTATGCCCCCGCCCCCGATCCGGCGCGCGCGCTCGCCGGCCTCGGGGAGGCGTTCGAGCTGATGCAAACCGCGGTCAAGCCCTATCCGTCCTGCCGCTATGGCCATGCCGGGATCGATGCGGCGCTCGCGCTCCGTGCCAAATATGGGCTCAAACCCGCCGACATCGAGGCGGTGACGCTCGGCCTGCCGCGCGCTGGCATGCTGCTGATCGGGGCGCCGCTCGCAAAGAAGCGCGATCCGCAAAATGTCGTCGATGGTCAGTTCAGCGGCCCGTTCGTGATCGCCTGCGCCCTTGCCCGCGGCGCGATGGGCTGGGACAGCTATCGCTTGCTCGACGACCCCGAGATCCGCGCCCTGATGGCCCGCGTGACGCCGGTCGAGGATCCCGAGATCGAGGCCGAATTCCCGCGTTTCATGGCCGGGCGGGTGACGGTGACCGCCGGCGGGCGGGCGTATTCCGAAAAAATCGTCATTGCCCGTGGCGAGCCGGAGAATTTTCCGACCGAAGCCGAACTCCGCGCCAAATTCGCCGGCCTCGCCGATGCCGTGCTCGGGGCCGAGCGGGCGGCGCGGCTCGCCGATGCGGCGCTTGCGATCGACAGTGCCGGCGAGGTCGCGGGTCTCATGCGCCTTGCTTCGCCGCTGATGGCGGCGCGGCTCGCCGGCGAGTGA